A window of the Acidobacteriota bacterium genome harbors these coding sequences:
- the glmS gene encoding glutamine--fructose-6-phosphate transaminase (isomerizing) encodes MCGIVGYVGHREVVPLLIEGLRSLEYRGYDSAGIAVAHNGHIATLKAEGKLDRLVEKLSDRPIAGSFGLGHTRWATHGAPNERNAHPVLDAKGRIAVIHNGIIENFLPLKQRLQEQGWEFRSETDTEVIANLVSSHYQGDLVAAVSTARRELEGMYAFAVMAVGADQEIVAGRQGPPLVLGLGEAEQFLASDPAALLSHTRDVIFLENGDLARLTPGDMTVFGPEGEVVDRPVQRLNWDPIQIEKGGYKHFMLKEIHEQPQALQDTFAGRVDFVRGTAELDDFGLSPETLRRIERIHIVACGTSWHAGQVGKFMIQDLARIPVEVDYGSEYRYRDPIVDDRVLAIGISQSGETADTLASMEAAQERGAHLAAICNVLGSQATRISDGVIYTHAGPEIGVASTKAFTTQLVALYLLGLHLRQLRGLESSPEHTEGLAHLPQAVDEIVRQEESIEALGRQFMRHEDFLYLGRGVNYPIALEGALKLKEISYIHAEGYPAGEMKHGPIALIDEDVPVVAIATGDRVFDKVWSNMQQVKARDGKVIAITDRSPEELSEVADAVIQVPRMPRLLQPIVNVIPLQLLAYFIGVRRGADVDQPRNLAKSVTVE; translated from the coding sequence GTGTGCGGGATCGTCGGATACGTCGGCCACCGCGAGGTGGTCCCCCTGCTGATCGAAGGCCTGCGCAGCCTGGAGTACCGCGGCTACGACTCGGCCGGCATCGCCGTCGCCCACAACGGGCACATCGCCACCCTCAAGGCCGAAGGCAAGCTCGACCGGCTGGTCGAGAAGCTCTCGGACCGGCCGATCGCAGGCTCCTTCGGCCTCGGCCACACCCGCTGGGCGACCCACGGAGCTCCCAACGAGCGCAATGCCCACCCGGTGCTCGATGCGAAGGGCCGCATCGCCGTCATCCACAACGGCATCATCGAGAACTTCCTGCCCCTCAAGCAGCGGCTGCAGGAGCAGGGCTGGGAGTTTCGCTCCGAGACCGATACGGAGGTCATCGCCAACCTGGTGTCGAGCCACTACCAGGGGGACCTGGTCGCCGCCGTCTCGACGGCGCGCCGCGAGCTCGAGGGCATGTACGCCTTCGCCGTCATGGCGGTGGGTGCCGACCAGGAGATCGTCGCCGGCCGGCAGGGGCCGCCGCTGGTGCTCGGCCTCGGCGAAGCAGAGCAGTTCCTGGCTTCGGACCCGGCCGCTTTGCTGAGCCATACCCGCGACGTCATCTTCCTCGAGAACGGCGATCTCGCTCGCCTCACCCCCGGCGACATGACCGTCTTCGGGCCCGAGGGCGAGGTCGTCGACCGCCCCGTGCAGCGCCTCAACTGGGACCCCATCCAGATCGAAAAGGGCGGCTACAAGCACTTCATGCTCAAGGAGATCCACGAGCAGCCGCAGGCCCTCCAGGACACCTTCGCGGGTCGCGTCGACTTTGTCCGCGGCACCGCCGAGCTCGACGATTTCGGCCTCTCGCCGGAGACCCTGCGCCGCATCGAGCGCATCCACATCGTCGCCTGCGGCACCTCCTGGCACGCCGGCCAGGTCGGCAAGTTCATGATCCAGGACCTGGCCCGCATCCCGGTCGAGGTGGACTACGGCTCCGAGTACCGCTATCGCGACCCGATCGTCGATGACCGGGTGCTCGCCATCGGCATCTCCCAGTCCGGCGAAACCGCCGACACCCTCGCCTCGATGGAGGCGGCCCAAGAGCGCGGCGCTCATCTGGCGGCGATCTGCAACGTCCTCGGCAGCCAGGCGACGCGCATCAGCGATGGCGTGATCTACACCCACGCCGGCCCGGAGATCGGCGTCGCCTCGACCAAGGCCTTCACCACTCAGCTCGTCGCCCTCTATCTCCTCGGCCTTCATCTGCGCCAGCTCCGCGGTCTGGAGAGCTCGCCGGAGCACACCGAGGGGCTGGCTCACCTGCCCCAGGCGGTGGACGAGATCGTGCGCCAAGAGGAGTCGATCGAAGCCCTCGGACGACAGTTCATGCGCCACGAGGACTTCCTCTACCTGGGCCGCGGGGTCAACTACCCGATCGCCCTCGAGGGCGCCCTCAAGCTCAAGGAGATCTCCTACATCCACGCCGAGGGCTACCCGGCGGGCGAGATGAAGCACGGCCCCATCGCCTTGATCGACGAAGACGTGCCGGTGGTGGCGATCGCCACCGGCGATCGCGTCTTCGACAAGGTTTGGAGCAACATGCAGCAGGTCAAGGCGCGCGACGGCAAGGTCATCGCGATCACCGATCGCTCGCCGGAGGAGCTCTCCGAGGTCGCCGATGCGGTGATCCAGGTGCCGCGCATGCCCCGCTTGCTGCAACCGATCGTCAACGTCATTCCGCTGCAGCTCCTGGCCTACTTCATCGGCGTTCGGCGCGGTGCCGACGTCGATCAGCCGCGCAATCTGGCCAAGAGCGTCACCGTCGAATAA